Sequence from the Streptomyces sp. NBC_00440 genome:
CGTGCCGAACCCGCAGCTGGACACGATGCGTTCCAGGGTCGCGTCGGTGGATTCGAGCTGGTTGCGCGCCACTTCGACGCGCGCCGACTCGACATAGGCGCTCGGGGTCGTGCCGAGTTCGGCCTTGAAGATCCGGGTGAGCTGCCGCTCGCCGACATGGGCGTACGCGGCGAGGTCCGCCACGGTGAGCGGTTCGCCGATGTTGCGCATGATGTGGTGCCGGAGGTCATCCACGCGCCGTGTCGTGGAGACCGGCTCCAGGGGCACGCTGAACTGGCTCTGCCCACTCGGCCGCTTCAGATACATCACGAGCTGCCGGGCGACACGCAGCGCGAGGGCCTCGCCGAAATCGTCGGCGACCAGGGCGAGTGCCAGGTCGAGGCAGGCGCTGATCCCCGCGCCGGTCCACACGTCGCCGTCGCGGATGAAGATCGGGTCGGCGTCGACTTCGACTTCCGGGTGATCGGCTGCCAGTTGCTGCGCGGTCGACCAGTGGGTGGTGGCGCGCTTGCCGTCGAGCAGACCGGCGGCGGCGAGGAGATGCGCCCCGACACAGACGGATGTGACCCGCCGTGTCCTGGCGGCGAGCGTCCTCACCCGGCCGACCACGGCGGGGTCGGTGAGGGCGTGGACACGGCGGTGGCTGTCGGATTCGACCGCGCCGGGGACCAGCAGGGTGTCGATGCTCCGCGTGGACGCCTCTTGAAAGGTGATGTCGGGGAGTACGCGCACACCCGCCGATGTGGTGACGGGGTCCAGGGTCTCGGCGGCGAGGACGACCTCGTATCCCGCCGCGCCGCCGGTCTCCCGTTGCACGAGGGAGAACACCTCGGGTGGTCCGGTGATGTCGAGGAGGTCGACGCCCTCGAAGAGGACGATGACGACGAGCCGTGCGAGGGCGCTCATGGGGGTCTCCACCCGGTCAGCCGGTCCGGCCGGCCCGCGAGGGCCGCAGCGATGGCGACAGTGACGGCAATGGCGATGCCGTGATGTCTGGATCTGCATGTTAGATGACATTGCCGACACCCTCAGGCGACCGTAGCGTTCTGGACGCAGCTCACCGAGAGCGCGACATCCGGTACGACACCGCATACGACAACTGAGGTGGTACTTCCATGGCTACGACGACTCTGCGCGAGCTGAACGGTCTCGACGAGACGCCCGCTTCGCTCGCCGATGCGACCCTGATCCTCGTCGACTACCAGAACACCTACGTCAGCGGTGTCATGGAGCTGACGGGCTGGCGGGCCGCGCTCGACTCCGCCGCCGCACTGCTGGGGAGGGCCCGGGAGGCCGGCGCGAAGGTCATCCACGTCATCCACGACGGCGGCCCCGGCACCCCGTACGACATCCGGGCGGAGACCGGCCGGATCCACCCCTCCGTGGCCCCGGTCGAGGGCGAGCCCGTCGTCGTCAAGACGGCCCCGAACGCCTTCGTCGGCACCGACCTGGGCGAGCACGTCGACGCCGCAGGCCACCAGGACGTCATCATCGCCGGGTTCATGACCCATATGTGCGTGACGTTCACCGCCGAGGGAGCCTTCCTGCGCGGCAACAGGCCCACCGTCGTCGCCGACGCCTGCGCCACCCGCCCCCTCCGCCCGGCAGGTGCCGGAGCAGGTGCCGGAGCGGGCACCGAGCTGAGCGCCGACCAGATCCACCACAGCGCGCTCGCGACGATCACCGACCTCTACGGGGTCGTCGTCACGTCCGGGAAGCTCTGAGCCCGGCGTGTCCGAGCCCGGCAACCCCGGCTAGAGCGGCAGCCGGTACTGCCACCACCGTTCGCTGATCCGCAGCTTGGCCGACTTGAGTGCTACGCCGAGCACCTCGTCGTCCAGCTCGCGGACCCGGAAGGACTCCACCGAGGGGTGGTCCTCGCGGATCTGCTCCACGAAGTCCGCCACCAGGGAGCCCAGTTCGGGCCCCTCGACGCCATGGTGGCCGACCCTCTCCACGTACACCTCGGGACCCGCGACCACAGCGGCGATCCGGGCCGCCGTGCGCCCGTCGGCCGTCAGCAGTTCCAGGCCCTGCCACCCCGTGCCCCGGGGCGCCCGGCGGGTCCGTACGGCCGGCAGACCGTCGGGGCGCTGCCAGCGGGCCAGCGCCGATACGCCCCACTTCCGGCCCAGCTCCCGGTGGATGGAAGCCTCCAGTTCGGCCGCCGCGCGGGCATCCAGTTCCGCACCGGTGTCGCCCCGGTCCAGCCAGTCCAGCGCACGGTATCCGGCCGTGCGGGCCGCGTTGGCCGCCGCGCGGAAGAGGGCGACCAGGACGGCTTCCTCGTCACCGGTACCGGCCGGCTCGGCGACACTGCCCTGGACGATGCGCTCGCGCTCCCGGGTGACGAGCAGCCACTCGACGGTCGCCGCTTCCGGATCCTGGCCGGTGAACACGGGAGCCCACCCGAGCAGTGCGCCGTCGCCCGAGCGGGCGGTCGCGACGCCCAGTGTCCCGGGGTGCGGGCGGCTCCCACCGGGCGCCGGGGTACCGGCAGGCAGCCCGGCGCACAGCTCCTGCCACAACAGGTGCTCCGCCCGGGGCGCCCGGTCGAACTCCACCACGATGTCCAATGTCGTCCCCACTCACGCAGCCAAACTCACGCAGCCAACAGGTGGCCGTCCCCGGCACTCACCCGGCCGAACTCACACGGCCGGCACATGACCGTCTCCGGCACCGGCACCGTCTCCGGCACCCGCAGGCATCGGCGAGAACCGGCGGGCACACGGGGACGCGGCCTTCCCGCGCCCCTTCGCTGCCTGCTCCACGTGACCGGCCTCTTCCTCCACCTGCTCAACCATGGTCCTCAATATGCGCCATAGCTGCTTCCGGGGGTGCACCCGGCCCCTGCGAAGGAGCCGCGAGTTCGGCGGGCAGCTCCCAGCAGCGCACCGGGTCCAGCCGACGGACCGGCCTACCGGCTACCGGCTACCGGCTACCGGCCCCACAGGATGTCCAGGACCGGCTCCCAGGTGTTGAGCACCAGGTCGGCTCCCGCCGAGGCGAGCTCGTCGACGGCCGCGTCGTTCGTGGCGTAGCCGAGGAACGGCAGGCCGACCTCCTGGGCCGCTCGCAGGTCAGGCACCGAGTCGCCGATCACCAGCGTCGTCGCGCGGTCCGCGCCCAGCCCCGTCAGTGCCTGCTCCAGCATGTGCGGATGCGGCTTGAGCAGCTGGAGGTCCGCCGCCGCCCGGCCGTGGATGTGCGGCCCGAAGCACTCGTCGAGGCCCCGGCCGGTCACGTACTCGCGCACCGCACGGGGCGAGTGGTTCGTGGTGACGGCCAGCCGGCCGCCGGTCGCCGCCCAGGTGCGGACGACGCCGTCCACGTACATCGTGGGCCACGCCCCGGCGGCGGCGCGCTGCTCCTGGCGCGTCAGCCACTCCTCCAGGTCGGCCACGAGATCACTGTCCGGGTGGAGCATCCCGACCGTACGCAGGATGTCGAGCGGACCGGCGAGCCCGCCGAGGTCCGCGTCCGGGGCGAGAGCGGTGATCCCGCGCTCCTCCAGGAAGGTCCGCATCCCGTCGGAAGCGGCCCGCTCGGCGCTCGGGCCGAACAGCCGGCAGAGCGGGCCGTCGAAGCCGAACAGCACATACCGTGTCGAGGTGATCCGGTCTCGGAGGTTCTCACGGATCACGGATACCGCCTGTTCGCTTCTCGTCGTGTCAGCCGGGTCAGTCGCGTTGGCTGTCTCAGTCGTGTCAGTCGCATCTGAAGTCACTCGGACAGGCTCCCCAGGTCCGGACCCTTCGCGGTCCTGACTGCATCGAACCACTTCCGCGGCTCTTCCACCACGTTCCGTTTTGGCTGCGGACCGCTCGGCGAACTTCTCTGCGAATGCGTCTGTCCGTACGTCAAGACGCCAGTCTCCGCCCGGCCGTTCCACATCCGGGTGACATCCCTCTCGTTCCGCTGCCACACCGCACACGCCGCCGCGATCCGTTCCGCGTCCGGCACCCTGCGCAGCCCGAGCGGCCCCCGCGCGGCGGCGAGCAGAACGAGGATCCGCTCCGCGGTCGCCATGAGCTCCACCGGGCCCGCCCGGTGCGGCAGGGCCAGCGTCAGCCGGATCACATCGATGTGGACGGAGAGCAGCCGCTCGAAGTCCAGATAGACCCGCAGCGCGCCCCGGTGGCCGCTCAGCGCGCCGGGGCAGCTCACCGCGACCGCCGACCGCCACGCCCGGAGCGCGGCCCTCCGCCGGCGGCCGGTGGCGTACCGCATCCGTCCGAGATGGGCGGCGATCTCGTATACCGGGTCGCCGTACAGCGCCAACTCCCAGTCGATCAGGGAGAGTTCTCCGTCCGGGCCCACGATCAGATTCCCGGCGTGGGAGTCCGTGTGCAGCAGCGTGAACGGCCGCTCGCCCAGTCCCGCCGCCCGCTCCCGCAGCCTCCCGAGCGCGCCGTCCCCCACTCCGAGCGCGGCGAACAGCTCCTGGTGGGCCCGGCTGCTGCGGCCCTTGACCTCGGACTCGGTGAAGTCGACGAGCGTACGCAGGAACCCGCCGCAGTCCCCGTCCGCCGGCCAGCCGCCGGGAAGCGGCGGCAGCGCGTGGGACGGGACTGCGGCCGTCTGCCGGAAGAGCGCCTCCAGTCGCGCCGTGTAGCCGCGCCCGGGGCGGCGGCCGGCCCCGTACCGGCCGGAGAGCGGCACGCCCTGCGCGAAGGAGTGCACGGTGAAGCCCGGCCGGTCGGCGAGCACCCGCGGGCTGCCGTCCACCCGTCCCGCGATGGCACGGAGCAGTTCACCCTCCGGCCAGATCCGCAGATTGAACTGCACCGCTTCGGGGATGGGCGCGCGCACCTTCACGGGCGTACCGGCGGGGAGCGACACCGCGGCGGCGAGGTCGGGTGGCAGCCCCACGCGGTAGTTCCGGTGGTAGTAGCCGCTGAGGGGTTCCCCCTCACCGGCGGCTCGGTACAGCAGGTCCCAGCTGTCGGCCGTGCGGCCGGAGGCGCCGCGGGCTACATCAGGCATGCGGCTCCTGCGCTCTCGTGACCGGAAGCTCGCCGGCGGGCCGTCCCTGGCCGCTGCCCACCTTCATACCCAAGGGTACTGATGGCCTCAAACCCCTCGGGATGAAAGGGAGTTGTACCAACTGCGGGCCCCGGCCTCCCGGCCGGGGCCCGCAGGGATCACAGGGTGGGGGTCAGCTCGGCTGGTCGCCGGTGTACCGGTAGATCTCGTTGCCGCTGTTGATGTGCCACACGGTGCCGTCGGCGCCCGCGGCGATGTCGGTGGCAGTGCCGGGGATCTTGATCCACGGGTTGCCGCCGCTGGCGTCGTTGTTGGTGTACCGGTAGATGCTGCCGGCGGGATCGACACCCCACACATTGGTCCGGGAGCCCACCGCGATGCGCTTGAGACTGCCGTTGACGCTCTTCCACGGGTTCGAGCCGTCCTGGTCCCCGGTGTACCGGAAGACCTGGTTCCCGCCGTTCACTCCCCACACCGTGCCGTCCGCGCCCGCTCCGATGTCGCTCAGCGCCCCCGGGATCTTGATCCACGGGTTGGCGTCGTGGTTCGTGTACCGGTAGATGGCACTGGCGGAGTCCACTCCCCACACGTTCGTCCGGGAGCCCGCGTCGATGCGGACCAGGCTGCCGGAGATGCCCTTCCACGGGCCCGGGTCGTTCTGATCGCCGGTGTACCGGTAGATCTGGTTGCCGCTGTTGACGCCCCACACGGTGCCGTCGGCGCCCGCGCCGATGTCACTCAGGCCCCCGGGGATGTTGATCCAGGGGTTGGCGTCGTAGTTGGTGTACCGGTAGATGGCGCTCGCCCCGTTCACGCCCCACACCGTCGTCCTGGACCCCGCTGAGATGGCAGTGAGACTGCCCGCCACCTTCACCCAATCCGCCATGCCGAACCACCCTCCGTAGAGCCTGTGTTGGGTGCAATCATCCGGGCCGGGACGGACCTTCAAAGGGGGTGAATGCTTGTCTTAATACCTAACAAGCCAGTAAATCGATGTTTTGATCCCTGCCTGCTTGTGGGGTGAGGTCGGGAGTGGCTCCGCCGGAAGCATTTCGGCTGGAAGCGCCGTCCCGCCCAGGGGGGATCGACAGGAGTACCGGCATATGCCTCCTGCGTAGCAATTCCGTTTGCCCGAGCCGGAGTTCAGTCGCCGGCCGTGCAGCGCGCCCGCCCCTCGGGCCGGCTGCGCCGGGGCGGGTCAGCCCCCGACCGCCTCCGTCATGGCGGCCAGGTCCGCCACGAAGTACTCCGCGCCCGCGCCCCTGAGCCGCAGCAGCTTCACGGACCCGGTGCCGTACCCCACGAACGGAACGCCGATCGAGGTGGCCGCGCGAGCGTCAGCCGGCGAGTCCCCGATCATCAGCCCGTCAGCGGCTGCCGTACCGGTCTCCGCGAGCAGCCGTTCCAGGCAGTACGGATGCGGTTTCATCAGCCGCGGATCGTCGTGCCGCCCCACGACCGCGCCGAAGTACTTCTCGATTCCGTGCAGTTCGAGATAAGCGCGGGCGGCGGCCTCGCTGTTGTTGGTCGCGATGACCAGTTGCTTGCCGGCCGTCAGCAGCGCTTCCATCAGGTCGAACGCGCCGGGCGTGGGCTCCGCGGTGGCCGCCGCCTCCGTCTCCAGCTCCTCCAGCCGCTTGCGCAGGGCGGAGACCAGTCCGTCCGGGTCGCTGGGGAAGGCGTCGTGCGCACGCCGGAGCACCGCGAGGGGATCGTGCGGCTCGTCCGGTTCCGACCAGTGCGGCAGTCGCACGGCGGCCATGGCACGCAGTTCGGCGGCGATCGCCGGGGCGCGCAGCCCGGCGAACAGCCCGCAGACCGGCCCGTCGAAGTCCCAGAGGACCAGCGAGGCACGGGAGAGCAGCGCCCGCAGCCCGGCGGCGGGGGTGAGGGCGTGGACAGGGGTGGAGGTGGAAGTGGAGGTGGCATCGGAGGAGGGCAGCACGTCAGTCGCCGAAATCCGCATCTTGGGCCAGCTGGTCCCAGTAGGAGTCGAAGAATTTCTGCGCCGCTTCCACCTTCAGTGCCTGTCCGGGCTTGGTGTACGGGAAGAGCGTCGCGCCCACACCGAGCGAGTCGAGGATGGTGACCTCCACGCCGTCGATGGGCTCAGGTGTCCACTGCTCCAGGGTGTAGTAGCCCTCCAGCAGCTGGTCCTTGTTCAGCAGGTACAACTTCAGCGGCGGGGTGAAGGGCACGGTCCGGATCTGCACCGAGACCTCGGGGACCAGTCCCTGGTGGCGCAGTCGCAGCAGCGAGTGGCGCAGCGACCTGGCGTGGTTGATCACCATGTCGCGGTGGCGCTTGCGCGGCCGGTCGTCATCGGGGTCCTCGACCCCCCGCGGGAAGGCGAGCCGTATCCCGGTGATGTCGGGGAGCATCAGCCGCAGTGCGATGCTCTGCGGCCCGATCTCGCCGTCGCTGATCCGGGCGACCTGTGCGCCGAGGTGCTGGGCCATCGTCTCCGACGTCAGCGAGAGCACGTCCATCGTGATCTCCTCGGCCTCGAAGGCGGCCCGCAGCCTGGGCTGGAGAGTGACCTGCGCGGGCTGCGCGGACGGTACGGGGTGCGCGGCGGCCGCCACACCGTGGCCCTCGGTCACGGTCGCGGGGCGGCCCCGGCTGGACGAGATCAGCCCCTCGGCCCTGAGTACTTCGAGTGCCCGGCCGACGGTCTCGCGCGAAACGCCATAGGTGGCCTGGAGTTCGCGCTGCGAGGGCAGTTGGCGGCCCACCCGGTGGACGCCGTCGGCGATCTCGGTCCGCAGGTCGTCCGCGATGACCTGGAACTTCCTGCTGTCTGTGCTGCCTGCGTCACGTGGGGCCACCGCACCACCGTACAACTACCGGGCACCTCGGCGTAATTGACAGGACCAAACAGACAGGACCCAACAGGCAGGGTCACTTTTCCGGCCAACCAACCAGGCCAGTCGCCAGACAAGTTTACGGACATGTAACCAGCGGGCATACCACCGTCAGGCCAACCAGGCCAACTTGTCTGGTACTTGACTGCAAGAACCTCTCCACGGAGAACCACTCCACGGGGCACGAGCCGATACAACGGTGTGCAGGCAACTGGTGCTCCCCCACCATCCCGAAGGAGGGAACCCCATGCCTACCGCAGCTCTCCTGGTCGCAGGACTCGGATTCGTCATCGAGCAGACCGTTCAGTCCGCGTTCGGAATCGCAGGTCTCGTCGGATTCGGCATGCTCACCGTCGGCGTGAAAGCAGGCAGCGTCCCGTGCAGCTGCCTGGGCGCCTTCATGCTGTTCGTCCAGGTCAAAGCCCTGATCGGCTGAGGCCGAACGGGACCCCCTGGGCCGGTTCGTCCTAGAAGCCGTCCGGGCACCACGGCCGGACGGCCGTACGGAACAGCGCCTCGGTGACGGCGACCGCACCAGCCGTCTCCTCCGAGATCCGGCCCAGCGCGGCGAGCCGGACCGCCGAGGCCTCACCCAGATACAGCGCCGCCAACTCCCCCGCGTCCAGCGTGACATCGGCCGCTTCGGAGGTCGGCGCGCAGGTCGCACCGTCGGGCGAGGCGTCCAGCCGGTAGCGGCCCGCCGAGAGCCCGTCGTGGTCCGTGACCTCCAGGACCAGGGTGCCGGACGCCTCGTACGTACGGGCCTCCAGCGCCCGTACGACATCGAGCAGCCGGATCCACAGGAAGTCCGCGTGCTGGGTGAGCCTGGCCGCGCGCGGGTCGGGCAGCAGCGACGACAGCAGATCGTCCGGACCCCGGTGCCCGGCATTCACCGTAGTGACCCAGTCGACCGAGCAGAGGAAGTGCCACAGGGCGCGCT
This genomic interval carries:
- a CDS encoding tectonin domain-containing protein; translated protein: MADWVKVAGSLTAISAGSRTTVWGVNGASAIYRYTNYDANPWINIPGGLSDIGAGADGTVWGVNSGNQIYRYTGDQNDPGPWKGISGSLVRIDAGSRTNVWGVDSASAIYRYTNHDANPWIKIPGALSDIGAGADGTVWGVNGGNQVFRYTGDQDGSNPWKSVNGSLKRIAVGSRTNVWGVDPAGSIYRYTNNDASGGNPWIKIPGTATDIAAGADGTVWHINSGNEIYRYTGDQPS
- a CDS encoding phosphotransferase, with translation MPDVARGASGRTADSWDLLYRAAGEGEPLSGYYHRNYRVGLPPDLAAAVSLPAGTPVKVRAPIPEAVQFNLRIWPEGELLRAIAGRVDGSPRVLADRPGFTVHSFAQGVPLSGRYGAGRRPGRGYTARLEALFRQTAAVPSHALPPLPGGWPADGDCGGFLRTLVDFTESEVKGRSSRAHQELFAALGVGDGALGRLRERAAGLGERPFTLLHTDSHAGNLIVGPDGELSLIDWELALYGDPVYEIAAHLGRMRYATGRRRRAALRAWRSAVAVSCPGALSGHRGALRVYLDFERLLSVHIDVIRLTLALPHRAGPVELMATAERILVLLAAARGPLGLRRVPDAERIAAACAVWQRNERDVTRMWNGRAETGVLTYGQTHSQRSSPSGPQPKRNVVEEPRKWFDAVRTAKGPDLGSLSE
- a CDS encoding cysteine hydrolase family protein, which gives rise to MATTTLRELNGLDETPASLADATLILVDYQNTYVSGVMELTGWRAALDSAAALLGRAREAGAKVIHVIHDGGPGTPYDIRAETGRIHPSVAPVEGEPVVVKTAPNAFVGTDLGEHVDAAGHQDVIIAGFMTHMCVTFTAEGAFLRGNRPTVVADACATRPLRPAGAGAGAGAGTELSADQIHHSALATITDLYGVVVTSGKL
- a CDS encoding HAD family hydrolase, with product MIRENLRDRITSTRYVLFGFDGPLCRLFGPSAERAASDGMRTFLEERGITALAPDADLGGLAGPLDILRTVGMLHPDSDLVADLEEWLTRQEQRAAAGAWPTMYVDGVVRTWAATGGRLAVTTNHSPRAVREYVTGRGLDECFGPHIHGRAAADLQLLKPHPHMLEQALTGLGADRATTLVIGDSVPDLRAAQEVGLPFLGYATNDAAVDELASAGADLVLNTWEPVLDILWGR
- a CDS encoding GlxA family transcriptional regulator — translated: MSALARLVVIVLFEGVDLLDITGPPEVFSLVQRETGGAAGYEVVLAAETLDPVTTSAGVRVLPDITFQEASTRSIDTLLVPGAVESDSHRRVHALTDPAVVGRVRTLAARTRRVTSVCVGAHLLAAAGLLDGKRATTHWSTAQQLAADHPEVEVDADPIFIRDGDVWTGAGISACLDLALALVADDFGEALALRVARQLVMYLKRPSGQSQFSVPLEPVSTTRRVDDLRHHIMRNIGEPLTVADLAAYAHVGERQLTRIFKAELGTTPSAYVESARVEVARNQLESTDATLERIVSSCGFGTTDTLVRAFRRRLDTTPTEYRRRFRADVG
- a CDS encoding HAD family hydrolase, with product MRISATDVLPSSDATSTSTSTPVHALTPAAGLRALLSRASLVLWDFDGPVCGLFAGLRAPAIAAELRAMAAVRLPHWSEPDEPHDPLAVLRRAHDAFPSDPDGLVSALRKRLEELETEAAATAEPTPGAFDLMEALLTAGKQLVIATNNSEAAARAYLELHGIEKYFGAVVGRHDDPRLMKPHPYCLERLLAETGTAAADGLMIGDSPADARAATSIGVPFVGYGTGSVKLLRLRGAGAEYFVADLAAMTEAVGG
- a CDS encoding winged helix-turn-helix domain-containing protein — translated: MAPRDAGSTDSRKFQVIADDLRTEIADGVHRVGRQLPSQRELQATYGVSRETVGRALEVLRAEGLISSSRGRPATVTEGHGVAAAAHPVPSAQPAQVTLQPRLRAAFEAEEITMDVLSLTSETMAQHLGAQVARISDGEIGPQSIALRLMLPDITGIRLAFPRGVEDPDDDRPRKRHRDMVINHARSLRHSLLRLRHQGLVPEVSVQIRTVPFTPPLKLYLLNKDQLLEGYYTLEQWTPEPIDGVEVTILDSLGVGATLFPYTKPGQALKVEAAQKFFDSYWDQLAQDADFGD